The following are encoded together in the Deltaproteobacteria bacterium genome:
- a CDS encoding DUF1566 domain-containing protein: protein MSACSLVVTSSLAQAAPPDPPTKCEAAKLQAAGNKADCLAVEETKAILGKPSNPVKCEEAFTKAFTKAEAAAAKAGGACPVTGDVAVVEDLVDTCVDDIAATIAGTPPPPCAGTQFPASGQTTAYTADKNDGIVGAVAVPDDGTVQAGATLSYTDNGDGTITDNNTGLMWEQKTSLDSTTNFANLHDADNYYVWSGNGSQETIWDWLGDVNAEGGPGYAGHSDWRIPNIKELQSIVDYSRPYPNPTIDPVFGPSVTTYYWSSTSNANAPSYAWNVTFLNGHVFYDGKSNYFFVRAVRGGS from the coding sequence GTGAGCGCGTGCAGTCTGGTGGTGACGAGCAGCCTCGCGCAGGCGGCTCCTCCAGACCCGCCGACGAAATGCGAAGCGGCCAAGCTCCAAGCGGCGGGCAACAAAGCCGATTGTTTAGCCGTGGAAGAAACCAAGGCCATTCTGGGGAAGCCATCGAATCCAGTCAAATGTGAGGAAGCGTTCACCAAAGCGTTTACCAAAGCCGAAGCAGCGGCAGCCAAAGCTGGAGGGGCCTGTCCGGTGACGGGGGATGTGGCCGTCGTAGAGGACCTCGTGGATACCTGTGTGGACGACATTGCCGCGACCATTGCCGGCACCCCGCCACCGCCGTGCGCGGGGACGCAGTTCCCGGCCTCCGGGCAGACGACGGCGTACACCGCCGACAAGAACGACGGCATCGTCGGGGCAGTTGCAGTGCCAGATGACGGCACGGTGCAAGCCGGTGCGACGCTGAGCTACACTGACAACGGTGATGGGACCATCACCGACAACAACACCGGGCTGATGTGGGAGCAGAAGACGAGTCTGGACTCGACCACAAACTTCGCCAACCTTCACGATGCGGATAACTATTACGTCTGGTCCGGGAATGGGTCACAGGAGACCATCTGGGACTGGCTAGGGGATGTGAACGCGGAAGGGGGGCCGGGCTATGCCGGGCATAGCGACTGGCGGATTCCGAACATCAAGGAATTACAGAGCATCGTGGATTACAGCCGTCCCTACCCGAATCCGACGATTGACCCAGTGTTTGGCCCCAGTGTGACGACCTACTACTGGTCGTCTACATCCAACGCCAACGCCCCGTCCTACGCGTGGAACGTGACCTTCCTCAACGGGCACGTCTTCTACGACGGTAAGAGTAACTACTTTTTCGTTCGTGCCGTCCGTGGCGGCTCATGA